A window of Sediminitomix flava genomic DNA:
AAGCTAAGTGGAAGTAGACACAGAAAGGATAAAAAGAGTTTTCTCATAAAATGTTTTAGTAGTTGATTTGCGTACTAAACGTTGAGAATACCTCCGAAGGTGCATCAATGTGCGAAATATAGTTAAAACAATTTTTTCTCTTCTATTGAATTGAACTACTGAAAATAAAACGATATAAAGTCTAATAAATAAATGACTATCTATTCTTTTTAGAGTCTAAAAAACTAAAATTAGCTATCTATTAGAAACTTTTGACTTAAAAGAAGGCTTCAGTGTTTTATTTTCACTATGATTTACGAACTTTGGGCTGAAGTTGAAACACTAAAATCACAAACGAACGTGTCAGAGAAAAAAGTTGCGATTCTTGCTTCGGGGAGTGGAAGTAATGCAGAGAATATTATCCAATACTTTAGAGATAATAATATAAATGCTTCTTTTATCATTATAGCAAATAATAAGGAAGCGAAAGTTTTTGATAGAGCAGAGCGTTTGGGAGTACCAAGCTATTATTTTGGTAGAAAGGCTTTCAACGAAACTGGAGAAGTTAAGCAAAAACTTATAGAATTTGGTGCTGATCTCATTGTTTTAGCTGGCTTTTTATGGCTAATTCCATCAGATCTAGTAGAAGCTTATCCAAACAAAATTGTGAATATTCACCCTGCGTTATTGCCAAAATATGGAGGTAAGGGAATGTATGGGATAAATGTTCACAGAGCTGTTGTGGAGGCTAAAGAAAAAGAAAGCGGAATTACAATTCACTATTGTAATCAAGCTTATGATGAAGGAGCGCACATTCTCCAAGCTTCATGCTTACTTGACCAAACTGAATCTCCTGAAGAGGTTGCTAAAAAAGTATTGAGACTAGAGCATAAATATTACCCACAAGTGGTAGAAGATATATTGTTTAATTCATAATAGACATGTATTCAATTCTTATGAATTGGATACATGTTTTTTAATTTTAAAGCCTTTATGACCAAAACAGCATTAATTACTGGAGCTACGTCTGGTATTGGAAGAGCTACTGCACAAGAATTTGCTAAAAATGGAATTCGTTTGATTCTTACAGGAAGGAGAACTGATAGGTTAGATGAATTAAAAAAAGAACTAGGTGAACAGACAGAAGTTTTAACGCTTGAGTTTGATGTTAGTGACCGTGAAAAAGTAAATGAGGTATTCGAAAACCTTCCTCAAGACTGGAAACAAATCGATATCTTGATCAATAATGCGGGTAATGCTCATGGTTTATCTTCTATTCAAGATGGAGATATTGATGATTGGGATAAAATGATGGATATAAATGTAAAGGGACTTTTATATGTTTCAAAAGCAGTTATTCCGTCTATGATTGAGAAATCTTCTGGACATATCATTAATATAGGTTCTATAGCTGGAAAAGAGGTTTATCCCAATGGGAATGTCTATTGTGCTTCAAAGCATGCCGTAGATGCGCTTACTCAAGGAATGAGGATTGATTTGAACGCACATGGAATTAAAGTAGGAGCTGTTCACCCTGGATTGGTTGAAACTGAATTTTCAGAAGTCAGATTTAAAGGGGATACTGTAAGGGCGAAAGGAGTTTACACAGGTTATGAGCCTCTAAAACCTGAAGATATTGCTGATATCATCTATTTTATCGTTTCTAGACCATATCACGTAAATATTGCTGATCTTTTAGTATTTCCTACTGCACAAGCTTCTGCTACTGTCTTGAAAAAAGATTAAGAAAAATATTATATACTAGAAAATGCTGTTCTTAACTAGAACAGCATTTTTTTTATTTAATAAACTCAATTTCAATCCTTCTATTTTTACTCCTATATTCTTCAGAATCATTTGGGAAAAGTGGATTAGTTTCTCCGAATGGGTTTACTTTTATGAGATCAGAAGCTATACCATTTTTCACTAAATAGTTTTTGACTGCAATTCCTCTTTTCTCAGAAAGAGCTAGGTTTTTTTCTGCTGTGCCTACGTCATCTGTATGAGCACGTATAATCAATTCTGTTAATTCTTGTCGTTTTGCTGCTTCAGATATTCGATCCAAAATTGGAAATATTTCTTTCTCCAATAAGTATGAGCTACTTTTAAAAGTAATATCTCCGAGAATATGCATTTCATGAGCTGTGTCAACACCTTTTTCTTTTAGCAAAGGGCCATAATTGTCTACAGCATAAACAAACCACGGCATAGGTTGATCAGGTACCCAAATATCTTCATTCCTAGAAAAAACAGCATGAATTCTATTTTGAGTCATACTCAAGAAAGTGGAATTTTCTTCACTATGTAAATCCATAATCAATTTGGGCTTATTCCATTTCCCCGTATTTGAAAGATCACAATTAAAGATTCCAATACTCACATTATCTCCCAACTCTATATCGGAAGGGAATTCGCTAAAGTAGAGTCTTTTCAAACTAGGATCAGTAGTAAGATATGGTTCACAAAGCTTAATTCCTTTACCAAAACTAACTGCAGGGATGTTGAGTTTTCGAATGTTTCCCCATTTTCCATTTGTTTGTCTTGCAGAATATACTTCGAAGCAATTCTCTAAGTCTTGATTTGTAGTTCTGCAAAAAAAGAGTGTCTTTCCGTCCGCAGATAGAGTAGGTGAGCTTTCATACTCGGAACTATTGAGTGGTGCTCTTAAAGGATAGGCTGTAGACCATTCATCGTTGTTTTTTTCAATTTCAAATATATCAGAGTTGTTATTCTGAGTTTGAGCAGAGAAAAGAATTATATGACCATCATGAGACCAGAAGACATTTTGGACTTCTTGAGAAGTTTTGAGCTGAATTGCTTTGGTCCACGTATTTGGCTTTGTCTTTTTATATATAAATAATTGATGATCTCTAATCAGAAGTAGACTATCGCCCTGAGCAGAGATATTGGGGCATTTACCTTCTAGTAATTCTTTTTTTCCATTGACTATTTCCCATTGAGGGATGGGTGTTCCCCAATGGTCGTAGGCTTGGGCTAAAATTGAGAAAGGAGAAAACAAGATCGTAGCTAGTAATGTAATTGTTATTTGGGTTTTCATAGGTAAGTAGTTTTGTCTAAGGAATTTACTTTCTTTTTAGTAAAAAAAAAAGATCACTACATGAGTGATCTTTTATGTAAATCCTTTTTTAGACTAGAATGGTAATGCGTCTTCGTCATCATCATTTCCAACTGGAGGCGGTGGAGGTGGAGGAGTATTTCCACCCATTGGAGCTGCATTATAACCTCCTTGTTGAGGGAATGCTTGTCCGCCTTGTGGTTGTGCTGCTTGAGGAGCAGTAATTCTCCACGCTTCTACATTTGTGAAATACATTGTTTGTCCTTCACGATTTGTAAAAGGTCTACCTTTAAGATCAAAGCTTACCTGAATTTCATCACCTACTTTAAATTGGTCAAGCAATGAACATCTATCTTGAGTAGCTTGCATCTTGATGTACTGTGGGTACATATCAGCAGTTACAACTACAAACTCACGTTTCTTAAATTTTTCCGAGATTACTTGCTCGTCGAATAGTACTTCTAATTTTCCTCTTAATTCAAAAGACATAATTCCGCGATTCAATTTGAATTGCAAAGTAGTGATAAATCTCCGAATCTTTTTTTTAAAACTAGGAAAGTTTGTATTTTTCTTAAGAACACAGATCTACTATAGACCAATTAAAACACGATAAACACATGATAAACAAAGTTGTAACGGATGCTAAAACTGCCCTAGAAGGTCTAACCGATGGCATGACCTTAATGTTAGGTGGTTTTGGACTCTGTGGAATTCCCGAAAACGCTATAGAAGCACTTCTAGATTTGGGTGTAAAAGACCTAACCTGTATTTCAAATAATGCGGGTGTGGATGATTTTGGGTTAGGTTTACTTCTTCAGAAACATCAGGTAAAGAAAATGATCTCATCTTATGTAGGAGAAAATGCTGAGTTTGAAAGACAATTATTGCAAGGAGAACTTGAAGTTGATCTAATTCCTCAAGGGACTTTAGCTGAACGTATAAGAGCAGGTGGGGCTGGAATTCCTGCATTCTTTACACCTGCTGGTTATGGAACGGAAGTAGCTGAGGGCAAAGAGGTGCGAGAATTTGATGGGAAAAAATATTTGTTAGAAAGTTGGCTTAAAGCTGACTATGCTTTAGTCAAAGCTTGGAAAGGGGATACAGCTGGAAACCTTGTTTTTAAGGGCACTGCTAGAAATTTCAATCCTATGATGGCTATGGCAGGGAAAATAACTGTGGCAGAAGTTGAAGAACTTGTTCCTGCTGGAGAATTAGACCCTAATACGATTCATATTTCAGGAGTATTTGTTCAGCGAATATTCCAAGGTAAGGATTATGAAAAACGAATAGAACAAAGAACAACGAGATAATCTAACAGCCTTCGGGCTGTTTTTTTATCTTTGGGAAGTAAAGCAAATAATAGAATTTGAGTGTTCAGAGAGTATGAGTGGTTCTAAACGTAAAACGGTTTTACTTCCTCAAGTAGGGCTTAAGGTAAAAGATAAGTTGTATCTGGAAGGGCAGGTATTGAATTTAAAGACTAAGCACCTCACGGTAAGGCATAAAGATAGTTTTTGGAAAAATATGAAAATGCTGTACCGTTTTTATGCTCCAAAAAGTACTAAACTAGAATCAATTACGATAGATCTTGATGGTGAGAAACACCAATTATTTTTAGATCGGAAAGGTTTTTTCCGCTCAAACTTTGCAATAAATAACCATTCTTCTTTTTCTCCTCAATCTATCAGATATTTTCAACCCGATGAGCAAGAGATTTATGTTTCTGGGGTAAGCCAAAATGATATTTTTGATTTCTCAAATTGTGAAACAGGGGTCATCTCAGATATAGATGATACTGTACTTGTTACTTATGCCACAAATGCACTCCGTAGAATACCGAATATCTTATCTCGGAATGCTTATAAGAGAAAAGAAGTACAGTATATGAGAGAACTATATTCGATTATGAGAGATACAGGTTGTGCATTCTTTTATGTTTCGAATAGTGAGATGAATCTATACCTTCTTATAAAGCTGTTCCTACAACACAATGGTTTTCCACTAGGTCCTATCTATTTAAAAGAGTATAAAAGATTAAAACACCTTATTAAGAAGTCTAAGAAACAAGGTGTGATGAAATATGCACATAAATTTGAGCGTATTACTTTCTTACTGCAAGCGGAGCCTCAAATGAAGTTTGTGTTGATAGGTGATAGCGGACAGCAGGACCCTTTTATTTATTATCGTGTTGCTATCAGATATCCAGATAGAATTAAAGGAATTATTATTCGAAACTTTAATCGGGATGATAATCGCTTAAATTTCTATAAAAAGAAATTAGAAGAAATTGGGGTTCCTTTTATGTTTTATCAGAATATGAAAGAGGCAACAGAAGAAGTGTGTGAATTATTTGGATTGGATTACGAAACTACGCTTTCAAGTTTCTAGTGTAGGAAAATGGTACTTCTTCAAAGTATTAAATACATATCTAAATTAATTTTAACTATAAATATGAGCATACAACTTATTCGTTCACTTGTTTTTAGAGAACAATCATAAATTACATTAGACTTTAAGAAATAAAATAAGTGAATATAGCCCTTAAATTGCTTGTGCAATCTTTCTATATTTGTAGCAATTTGTCTGTTGTATGACGTTAAATGAATTAAAATTCGAGGAATTTGATTAAAATGTTTTCAAATTTCGAGAGCTATCATATAGTGTGCGTTATTTCATATAGGCAACTGATATGAAATGATTTTTTAAGAAGAGATCTGGTCATTAGAGTAATTACTTTAATGAAGCTATGACCAATTTATTTTGAGGAGAGAAGTATGTTTAAAGCTTTATACAGACTAAGACTTTTTGTATTGATTGCAATAAGCTTTCTTATCAATATTGATAATATTTTCGCCCAAGAAGATGCATCAATTCAAGATGAGATGAAGGTAGAGAGAGATTCTGCAAACTTTGGGGATATTATTTTACAGAAAGATACTTCCAATGTGTACGGACCTCATACTTCATTTTGGGTTCAACCAATAGACTGGTTTGAAATTAGAGATGGTGAGCATAAAATGGATACATCTCTATATAATTTCCAGCGTTACGATTATAACAGTAGAGCTGATTATATGTACCAAGAACTAGGTAACTTATCATCAGCAATGACACCGATTTTCTATTCTTCTCCTTATTCACCAGGTGTTAGATTAGGATTGGACTCTGATAAAGGTATTGTAGCACCAATTGATGAAATGAAATACTACAATTCATTAACTCCAGTAACCTCTTGGTACTATACGCAAGCTTACCAAGGGGAAACAATTGTAGATGTTACTTTCTCAAGAAATATAAATCCTTATTGGAGTGTGGGTACAAGATTTAGAAGACTGCATGCCCTAGAAATGTTGGGTAATCAAAAAATTAATAAGCAGTTCAAATCTCAGATTCAGACTCAGATTCAGTTTAATACTCGATATGAATCTAGAAACATGAAATATAAGCTGATGATGGCTTATGACTACATGGCTCAGAATGGTATTGAAACTGGAGGTATTGCAACTGATTCTATTTTGACCCTTTTCCGTCAAACAAGGCCATCTGCAAGTTTGGATGATATTTATAGAACAAACTCATCCAACCTCTTTAATAATCTAACTGATGCTTTTATTAATAAAAAGAACCAAGAATTCTATTTATATCATCAGTACAGTTTGATTGATACATCTGCCTTACAAATTTTTCATGAATTTAGATCAACGGAATACCGTAATCGATTTGAAAATTCAAGTGGAAGCTTAGATGCAAATAGTGCTTATTATAATCAATTTTCGGCAGATGGGAATATTGATTTTGTAAGAAGTGAGCCTGGGTACAAAATTGTTTATAGAAGGTTTTCAAACAAACTAGGAGCTAAAGGTCGAGTTGGGGATTTGTTTGCTGCAGCTTATCTAAATTATGCTAGAAATGAAGAATCAATTTTCTATCAAGATACTCGATCTATTCCTACTTATCCACCAGACGAATTATTCTTTGTTGGTTTAGCTAGTTATAAGATTCCTTTTATTGATATGACTTTGAGAGGTCAAATCAAACAAGAATTACTTGACAATTTAGGAAATGAATATGCTGTAGGTGCTTCACAAAAATATTTTGATGTAGAATATAAGTTAGGATCATACTTACCGTCACTTATGCATCAATATTTTGTAAGTGAATATACAGGTTGGAATAATGACTTTAAAAACTCAGATATCACAGAACTTCGAATTGCACCGAGACTGCCTTTAGGAACAGGGAAATTTGGAGAGGAATTGTTTGTTGAGGCTTTTGCAGAATTAAAGACTTTCGATAATCATATCTATTACGATTCGTTGGCTGCTCCTCAACAGTTAAATGAACAAATTTCCTACAATTCATTTGGGGTAAACTTGAAATATGAGACAGGCTCATTTATTCATGGATTAAATTTTAGATACACCCAAAACCAAACGGACTTTGAATTAGTTAATCAACTAACTGGTGAGACCTTTGAACAACAAGCTATTCCAACACCAGATTATTTTGTAAACTATACCATTGCTTTACAAGGAGTCGTTGGGAAAGTATTGGCAAATCCACTTACAGGAATGATTGGTTTTGACCTTCATTGGAATTCTGAGTATTTGGGATATGGTTATTATCCAGTAACACAACAGTTCTATTTACAGTCAGGAGCCGTTGATTCTAGTGGAGAATTTATCTCTGGTTATGAAATTGGAGGAGTGCCTGTGTTAGACTTCTTTATCAATTTTAGAATGAGAAGAACAAGGTTATTCTTGAAGGCACATAACTTATTGAATGAAACACTGCAAGATGGTTATTTCTTGACTCCTAATTATATTGGACATCAACCAAGCTTTCTATTTGGTTTAGATTGGATGTTATTTGATTAGATCAAGTTTTTTGAGCTGTAATAGAACGAATTAGAATTATAGATTATTAAACATTGTTAATCCTCTATTCAGATAAAATGTTTAAATCAAATTGTTTATAATTTAGCTTTAATAAAACTGATTTTATGAGTATTTAAAGTTTCGCTTATGCTAAAAAAACTAATATTATCCCTTTTATTAATCGTATCTATTCAACAAGTTTGGGCTCAAAAATATCTTGTTGTAGATAATTACAATAAGAAACGTGAGCGTTACTTTGTAGGTGATGATCTTTACCTTTCAGTTAGAGGAGAGAAAAAAATATTTCATGATAAAATTCTTGCGTTAACCGATTCAACAATTACTCTTGAAAATCAGAATGAGGAATTAGTACTATCAGAAATTGATGCCATTTATTTGAAAAGGAAGTGGGTGACAATTACATCTACAGGGCTTGGTTTTATTGGTTTTGGTTTCTTATTTTCTGGAGCAGTTTATCCTTTATTAGAGGATCAGCGATATGAGCAAGATGAAAGTTTTATCACAGGAGCCGCATTCGTAGTTGCTGCAGCAGCCCTCCAGCTCAAACCTATCAAATATCGAAAATTTGATTTCACAGATGGTGATAGGTCTCGAATTCGAATTTTAGATCATACTTTTGATCAACAAAAATAAATGTAAATCCCTTAAGCAAATCAGCTTAAGGGATTTTTGTTTTATGTAGTTGAAGTGATTTTTTGAGATTGAGTTAAAAGTAAAGTATTATATTGGTGTTTGATTTACTCTTTAGTTTGTGGCTTATTTTTTAATGAATCAGTATTAAATATGATAAAGAAAAAAACACTAATTACTCTACTTATCTTTTTTGCTTTCACGAATTTTTATTCCTTTTCACAGGAAGTAAAATACCTTCAACAAGTTGGTATAGCCGATAGTATTTACTCTGAAGTTTTAAAAGAATCAAGAACATTTTATGTAGAATATCCGATTGGTTTTAATGAAGAAGACGATAAAAAATATCCTGTTGCTTATATCTTAGATGGAGAACTATTGCTTCCCACTGTTCAAAATGTACAAAACTATTATAGTGGCGGATATACTCCAGAAATGATTCTTATAGGAATTGATAACGCTATAAATAGAACTCGAGATTTAACTACTTCTGAGGTTGTAGAAATGTATGGGATGCCTGCTACAGAGACAACTGGTGGAGCGTCAAAGTTTCTAGCGTTTATAAAGTCAGAATTGATTCCTTTCGTTGAAGAAAAATATCCAGTAACAGATTACCGAACTCTAATAGGGCATTCCTATGGAGGACTTTTCACAGTTCATACTTTATTAAATGACTCTAACCTATTTAAAAATTATTTAGCAATTGACCCAAGTTTGGAATGGGATAATCAACAAGTGATAAAAGAAGCTGCTGCTAAAATTTCAGAAACTTCTTTTGATAATGAGTCTGTATTTATTTCTCTCAGTGGTCAATTACATATGCAAAAAACAGATGTAACGATTGAAGATGTAACGATTGAGAATGTAATGAATGATACAACTGATTTTACGTTATTTTCTAGGTCTATCATTTCATTTTCTGATTTATTAAAAAACAATAAGCAGATCAAAACAGAGTTTAAGTTTTATCCTAATGATCTTCATGGAACAATACCACTTCCTTCTATCATGGATGGACTTATTTCATGTTTTGAGTGGTATCAAATGGAAAATATTGAGAAGTTTAATTCACCATCGACTAAGGAAAAGGAGTTAAGAAATATCATTCGTTATCGAGCAGAGAAGTTGGGAAATCATTTTGGGTATAAAGTTCCACCTTATCCAGAAGAGTTGTTGAATGTACTTGGATACATGAGTATGGATATGGAACAGTTTTCTAAAGCAAAAATGTTTTTTGAATTTGCTATTGAATTTTATCCTAAAAGCCCAAATACTTATGATTCAATGGCCGATTACTATGAGCGGAATAATGTCTTAGGAATGGCTTTGCAAAATGTAGAGAGAGCAAATGAACTTTCTCCTTCCACTTATTACGCGGAAAGAATTTTATCGCTCAAGCAACGTATTTCTGAGAAGAAAAAAAGTAAGTAAAAATACAAAACCCACTTGTTAAAGGCTATGACAAGTGGGGTTTGTGTTTTTTTATTATAAATTTTCGATTTCAGCAACTACAAAAGTACTTCCTCCAATAAATATCAAATCGTCTTTATCTGCATTACTTTTTGCAGCTTGAATAGCTTTATTTACTTCAGAATAATCTATACCATTCAATCCTACTTGGTCTGCTGCTGCTTTAAGAATTTCACTCGTAAGTCCTCTTGGAACATTCGGTTTACAGTAATAGTACAAAGCCGATTTAGGTAAAAGTGAAAGTATCTTTTTAAGGTCTTTTTCTTGAACAACACCCAAAACTATATGTAATTTTTGATAGTCTTCATTTTCTAGTTGAGATACTATTAGTTTAAGACCATCTTCATTGTGACCAGTATCACAAATCATCTTTGGAGAGGCTTGAAGTACTTGCCATCTACCTTTAAGATTCGTCAGCGTGGTTGTTTTTTCTAGACCATTAATGATGTTTTCAGGGGCTATGTTGTAGGTAGAAGTAATCGCGTCAATAGTCGAAAGGACTCCTTTAAGATTCAGTAATTGATAATTCCCTTTAAGATCTAGATTTACATTTTCAATGTATACATCTCCATTCTTATAAATAGAAGTACCTCCATTTAGATTCTCTATTTTATAAATTTGATCTGCGTATATGATTTCAGAGCTTCTTTCTGAAGCTATTTTATCAAATACAGGAGTAGTTTCTTCTTGAGTTGTACCAATTACAACTGGAATCTCGGATTTTATTATTCCTCCTTTTTCGAAAGCAATTTTATCCAAAGTATCTCCTAACATATCTGTATGGTCTAATCCAATATTCGTAATAAGAGATACTAATGGAGTAATAATATTTGTTGAATCTAAACGTCCGCCTAATCCTGTTTCTATAACAGCTATATCCACTTTTTCATCAGCGAAATATTTATAGGCCATACAAACGGTGAGTTCAAAAAAAGAAGGGGATATTTTTTCAATGATAGATTCATTTTGTGCTACAAAATCGATAACCCTTTCTTTCTCAATCTCATTTCCATTTATTTTTATTCTTTCTGTAAACGATTTAAGGTGAGGAGAGGTGTATAATCCTACTTTATAACCTGCATCTTGTAAGATAGCCGCAATCATATGTGATGAACTGCCTTTACCATTAGTCCCTGCCACATGAATAGTTTTAAATGAATCATGCGGGTTTCCTAATTCCTTGCAAAACGCTATAGTATTCGATAAATCTTTTTTAAAAGCTTTACTTCCTAGTCGTTGAAACATAGGTAGCTTAGCAAACATATATTCTAAAGTCTGTTCGAAAGTTCTTTTCATGACATTTTATATTTTTGTGGCGCAAAACTATGAATCAAAAATGAGATGGAAAAGAAAAATATTTATGATAAGATCCCTTTATCTCTTCAAGAGGAATTATTCACAGATCTATTTACTTCAGATAAAGTAAGAATTGAGCGTATAGTTTCAGACGGGCATGAGTCCAACCAAGAAGAATGGTATGATCAAAAGGAAGGAGAGTGGGTGATTTTATTAGAGGGAAAGGCAGGGATAAGAAAATATGATGGCTCCATCATTGATCTTAAAAAAGGAGACTATTTATTTATCCCCGCCCATGAAAAACATCAGGTTGCTTATACAAGTAAAGAACCTAAAGCTGTATGGTTAGCTATTTTTATTACTGTTTAAAAATCCGTCGAGTATGCTTTTAGCTTTTGCAGCTTGTTCTTTAGCTTGATTGATAAGGGGTTCAGCCATGTGCTGAAAGTCTTCTTTATACCCAGAGGCGGCTTCTTGTGCTTTTTCGTTTAGATCTTTTTGTTCAGTATAAAAACCCCTAAGTATAGAATCATATTCACCCGATCTAATCCATTTCATTAGTTCACTAACTCTAGAAACAGGAAATGGATGAGACTGATTAAGCGTATTTGAAATTTTATGAATGTTATCAGACAATGAATTAGCTTGATCGTATTCTTCGGCTTGTTTAATGAATTCGCCTAAATCCATTTTATCAACATGTCTTCCTCCGGCAAGTTTCATTAGAAGTTGAATAGATACTTCAGCTTCTTGAACACATAGCAAACCTGCCCTATCAGCGCTTAGCTCACTTTTTCTATCCCACTCTCTTAGCGCCACAATAATTGCTTGAATAGCAATTGTACTCAGTGGAATGCCTGTAAACATGGTCGAGTATTGTACTATTAATACCAGTAAGGTTTTGTACAAAACATGACCAGAAAGAATGTGGCCAAGTTCATGTCCAAGTACAGCCATCACTTCAGCTTCAGTCATGGTGTCTAGCATGCTAGAATTGAGCGTGATGAAAGGGTTGTCCATTCCAACTGCTCCTGCATTTAAGATTGGGCTTTGTGAAACAAATAATTCTGGACGATCTTTTTCTGGGATATCCAAAATTTCACATGCTTCATTGTACATTTCGAATAGATCAGAGAATTGCTTTTCACTAACTCTCACGGCAGAGGCTAGTGTTAGGAGACGGAGGGATTG
This region includes:
- a CDS encoding OmpA family protein: MKTQITITLLATILFSPFSILAQAYDHWGTPIPQWEIVNGKKELLEGKCPNISAQGDSLLLIRDHQLFIYKKTKPNTWTKAIQLKTSQEVQNVFWSHDGHIILFSAQTQNNNSDIFEIEKNNDEWSTAYPLRAPLNSSEYESSPTLSADGKTLFFCRTTNQDLENCFEVYSARQTNGKWGNIRKLNIPAVSFGKGIKLCEPYLTTDPSLKRLYFSEFPSDIELGDNVSIGIFNCDLSNTGKWNKPKLIMDLHSEENSTFLSMTQNRIHAVFSRNEDIWVPDQPMPWFVYAVDNYGPLLKEKGVDTAHEMHILGDITFKSSSYLLEKEIFPILDRISEAAKRQELTELIIRAHTDDVGTAEKNLALSEKRGIAVKNYLVKNGIASDLIKVNPFGETNPLFPNDSEEYRSKNRRIEIEFIK
- a CDS encoding alpha/beta hydrolase-fold protein, whose product is MIKKKTLITLLIFFAFTNFYSFSQEVKYLQQVGIADSIYSEVLKESRTFYVEYPIGFNEEDDKKYPVAYILDGELLLPTVQNVQNYYSGGYTPEMILIGIDNAINRTRDLTTSEVVEMYGMPATETTGGASKFLAFIKSELIPFVEEKYPVTDYRTLIGHSYGGLFTVHTLLNDSNLFKNYLAIDPSLEWDNQQVIKEAAAKISETSFDNESVFISLSGQLHMQKTDVTIEDVTIENVMNDTTDFTLFSRSIISFSDLLKNNKQIKTEFKFYPNDLHGTIPLPSIMDGLISCFEWYQMENIEKFNSPSTKEKELRNIIRYRAEKLGNHFGYKVPPYPEELLNVLGYMSMDMEQFSKAKMFFEFAIEFYPKSPNTYDSMADYYERNNVLGMALQNVERANELSPSTYYAERILSLKQRISEKKKSK
- the purN gene encoding phosphoribosylglycinamide formyltransferase; this encodes MIYELWAEVETLKSQTNVSEKKVAILASGSGSNAENIIQYFRDNNINASFIIIANNKEAKVFDRAERLGVPSYYFGRKAFNETGEVKQKLIEFGADLIVLAGFLWLIPSDLVEAYPNKIVNIHPALLPKYGGKGMYGINVHRAVVEAKEKESGITIHYCNQAYDEGAHILQASCLLDQTESPEEVAKKVLRLEHKYYPQVVEDILFNS
- a CDS encoding DUF3127 domain-containing protein → MSFELRGKLEVLFDEQVISEKFKKREFVVVTADMYPQYIKMQATQDRCSLLDQFKVGDEIQVSFDLKGRPFTNREGQTMYFTNVEAWRITAPQAAQPQGGQAFPQQGGYNAAPMGGNTPPPPPPPVGNDDDEDALPF
- a CDS encoding phosphatase domain-containing protein: MSGSKRKTVLLPQVGLKVKDKLYLEGQVLNLKTKHLTVRHKDSFWKNMKMLYRFYAPKSTKLESITIDLDGEKHQLFLDRKGFFRSNFAINNHSSFSPQSIRYFQPDEQEIYVSGVSQNDIFDFSNCETGVISDIDDTVLVTYATNALRRIPNILSRNAYKRKEVQYMRELYSIMRDTGCAFFYVSNSEMNLYLLIKLFLQHNGFPLGPIYLKEYKRLKHLIKKSKKQGVMKYAHKFERITFLLQAEPQMKFVLIGDSGQQDPFIYYRVAIRYPDRIKGIIIRNFNRDDNRLNFYKKKLEEIGVPFMFYQNMKEATEEVCELFGLDYETTLSSF
- a CDS encoding CoA transferase subunit A; amino-acid sequence: MINKVVTDAKTALEGLTDGMTLMLGGFGLCGIPENAIEALLDLGVKDLTCISNNAGVDDFGLGLLLQKHQVKKMISSYVGENAEFERQLLQGELEVDLIPQGTLAERIRAGGAGIPAFFTPAGYGTEVAEGKEVREFDGKKYLLESWLKADYALVKAWKGDTAGNLVFKGTARNFNPMMAMAGKITVAEVEELVPAGELDPNTIHISGVFVQRIFQGKDYEKRIEQRTTR
- a CDS encoding putative porin → MFKALYRLRLFVLIAISFLINIDNIFAQEDASIQDEMKVERDSANFGDIILQKDTSNVYGPHTSFWVQPIDWFEIRDGEHKMDTSLYNFQRYDYNSRADYMYQELGNLSSAMTPIFYSSPYSPGVRLGLDSDKGIVAPIDEMKYYNSLTPVTSWYYTQAYQGETIVDVTFSRNINPYWSVGTRFRRLHALEMLGNQKINKQFKSQIQTQIQFNTRYESRNMKYKLMMAYDYMAQNGIETGGIATDSILTLFRQTRPSASLDDIYRTNSSNLFNNLTDAFINKKNQEFYLYHQYSLIDTSALQIFHEFRSTEYRNRFENSSGSLDANSAYYNQFSADGNIDFVRSEPGYKIVYRRFSNKLGAKGRVGDLFAAAYLNYARNEESIFYQDTRSIPTYPPDELFFVGLASYKIPFIDMTLRGQIKQELLDNLGNEYAVGASQKYFDVEYKLGSYLPSLMHQYFVSEYTGWNNDFKNSDITELRIAPRLPLGTGKFGEELFVEAFAELKTFDNHIYYDSLAAPQQLNEQISYNSFGVNLKYETGSFIHGLNFRYTQNQTDFELVNQLTGETFEQQAIPTPDYFVNYTIALQGVVGKVLANPLTGMIGFDLHWNSEYLGYGYYPVTQQFYLQSGAVDSSGEFISGYEIGGVPVLDFFINFRMRRTRLFLKAHNLLNETLQDGYFLTPNYIGHQPSFLFGLDWMLFD
- a CDS encoding SDR family NAD(P)-dependent oxidoreductase; translation: MTKTALITGATSGIGRATAQEFAKNGIRLILTGRRTDRLDELKKELGEQTEVLTLEFDVSDREKVNEVFENLPQDWKQIDILINNAGNAHGLSSIQDGDIDDWDKMMDINVKGLLYVSKAVIPSMIEKSSGHIINIGSIAGKEVYPNGNVYCASKHAVDALTQGMRIDLNAHGIKVGAVHPGLVETEFSEVRFKGDTVRAKGVYTGYEPLKPEDIADIIYFIVSRPYHVNIADLLVFPTAQASATVLKKD